In Tachysurus fulvidraco isolate hzauxx_2018 chromosome 3, HZAU_PFXX_2.0, whole genome shotgun sequence, a single window of DNA contains:
- the cdc42ep5 gene encoding cdc42 effector protein 5 encodes MPLHKSGRAHRLDPTMISAPLGDFRHTMHIGRGGDAFGDTSFLSSHGPSNKESFKSITSPVETTVNATEVRINHEAECNPPDEPFTELQHSESVSSFDLDLDLGPSILGDVLGVMDGLGLGGKWTTGNECEEEVFMSSKSSADGGKSPNGATSGLNEKRTDGLSRGAEHLNDVNGIKSKGLRPKVRFSDKKEEIVGRQFVGGELELECEKEATTGPVRGMEVKAEGMANKGAVKPELTNHRPDISPSPSSSVSSEYEGISPLDRRREEDHLSESYSDEEGVTGEQGYTFEDESDDEIGL; translated from the coding sequence ATGCCGCTCCACAAGTCGGGCCGGGCTCACCGCCTGGATCCCACCATGATCTCTGCCCCGCTTGGTGATTTTCGCCACACCATGCACATCGGGCGTGGTGGAGACGCTTTCGGAGACACCTCCTTCTTGTCCAGTCATGGCCCCTCCAACAAAGAGTCTTTTAAGTCCATCACTTCTCCTGTGGAGACCACTGTCAATGCCACAGAAGTGAGGATAAATCATGAAGCTGAATGTAATCCTCCTGATGAACCATTTACAGAACTTCAGCACTCCGAATCAGTCTCCTCCTTCGATCTGGACCTAGACTTGGGACCATCCATTTTGGGAGACGTGCTAGGAGTGATGGATGGACTGGGTTTGGGCGGCAAGTGGACGACAGGCAACGAATGTGAGGAAGAAGTGTTTATGTCCAGTAAGAGCAGTGCAGATGGTGGAAAATCACCCAATGGTGCAACCAGTGGGCTTAACGAGAAGAGGACAGACGGCCTGAGCAGAGGGGCGGAGCATCTAAACGATGTCAACGGAATCAAATCTAAGGGGCTCCGGCCAAAGGTGCGATTTAGTGACAAAAAGGAGGAGATTGTTGGTCGGCAGTTTGTAGGTGGTGAATTGGAGCTGGAATGTGAGAAGGAAGCAACTACAGGTCCAGTTAGGGGAATGGAGGTGAAGGCTGAAGGAATGGCTAATAAAGGAGCAGTGAAACCAGAGCTGACGAATCACAGACCAGACATCAGTCCCAGTCCTTCTTCTTCAGTGAGCTCAGAATATGAAGGCATCTCCCCACTGgacaggaggagagaggaggatcATCTGTCAGAGTCGTATTCAGATGAAGAGGGTGTCACAGGAGAGCAGGGCTATACATTTGAGGATGAGTCAGATGATGAGATCGGCCTTTAG